DNA from Dokdonella koreensis DS-123:
CCACCGAAGAGAACATCGACCCGTCCAAGGTCACCGGCACCGGCCGCGACGGCCGCGTCACCAAGGAAGACCTGGTCGGCTACGCCAAGGCGCCGGCCGCCGCGCCGGCCGCCACCGCCACCGCCACCCCTGCGCCCACGCCCGGCGCCCGGCCGGAAGAGCGCGTGCCGATGACGCGCATGCGCGCCAAGATCGCCGAGCGGCTGATGCTGTCGAAGAACTCGATCGCGATGCTGACCTCGTTCAACGAGATCAACCTGGCCAAGGTCGCCGCGCTGCGCAAGGAACTGGGCGAGCAGTTCGAGAAGACCAACGGCGTCAAGCTCGGCTTCATGAGCTTCTTCGTCAAGGCCGCCGCCGAGGCGCTCAAGCGCCATCCGATCGTCAACGCCTCGGTCGACGGCAACGACGTCATCTACCACGGCTACCAGGACATCTCGATCGCGGTATCGACCGACAAGGGCCTGGTCACGCCGGTCCTGCGCGATGCGCAGGCCATGAGCTTCGCCGACATCGAGAAGGCGATCATCGGCTACGCCAAGAAGGCCCGCGAAGGCGGCCTGACGCTGGACGACCTGCAGGGCGGCACGTTCACGATCACCAACGGCGGCACGTTCGGCTCGCTGTTCTCGACGCCGATCGTCAATCCGCCGCAGAGCGCCATCCTCGGCATGCACGCGATCAAGGAGCGCGCGATCGTCGAGAACGGCCAGGTGGTCGCCGCGCCGATGATGTACGTCGCGATCAGCTACGACCACCGCATCATCGACGGCAAGGACGCCGTGCTGTTCCTGGTCGACATCAAGAACCAGCTGGAGAATCCCAACCGCATGCTGGTCGGGATCTGACCGGTTCGCGCGCGGCGGGACGGCGATCGTCGCCCCCGCCGCATTCCCGGATGCCACGCGCCGGTTTTCGCGCCGGCGCGCATTGAACCTTCGGCACATCGCCGCCAGCTGAGTCCGGAGCGGGCCCAGCCTTCAGAGGAACTCCCATGAGCGAACACTTCGACGTCATCGTCATCGGCGCCGGGCCGGCCGGCTACCACGCCGCGATCCGCGCAGCCCAGCTCGGCCTTTCGGTCGCCTGCATCGACGACTTCATCGGCAAGGACGGCAAGCCGGCGCTCGGCGGCACCTGCCTCAACGTCGGCTGCATTCCGTCCAAGGCCCTGCTCGACTCGTCCAAGCAGTTCCACAACCTGACGCACGCCTTCGAGGCGCACGGCATCAGCACCAAGGACGCCGCGATCGACGTGGCGAAAATGGTCGGCCGCAAGGACAAGATCGTCAAGCAGTTCACCGGCGGCGTGAACATGCTGTTCAAGGCCAACAAGATCAAGCCGTTCGCCGGCAAGGGCCGGCTGCTCAAGGACCGCCAGGTCGAAATCACGGCCCAGGACGGCAGCACGCAGGTCCTCGGCGGGACGAACGTCGTCATCGCGACCGGCTCGGCGCCGATCGAGCTGCCGTTCGCCAAGTTCGACGGCAAGTACATCGTCGACAACGCCGGCGCGCTCGACTTCGACGCCACGCCCAAGCGGCTGGGCGTGATCGGCGCGGGCGTCATCGGCCTGGAGCTGGGCAGCGTCTGGAACCGCCTGGGCAGCGACGTGACGGTGATCGAGGCCCTGCCCGATTTCCTGGCCGCCGCCGACGCCGACGTCGCCAAGACGGCGCTCAAGGAGCTGGCCAAGCAGGGGCTCAAGATCGAGCTCGGCGCCAAGCTGTCCAAGGCCGAGGTCAAGGGCAAGGAAGTGCACCTCACCTACGCCGGCAAGGATGGCGAGAAGCAGCTCGTGGTCGACCGCCTGCTGGTCGCGGTCGGCCGCCGCGCGTACACCGACGGCGTCCTGGGCGACGACACCGGCGTCAAGCTGGACGAGCGCGGCCGTGTCCTCGTCGACGAGCACTGCTGGACCGGCGCCGAGGGCGTCTGGGCCGTCGGCGACTGCGTGCGCGGTCCGATGCTCGCGCACAAGGGCTTCGAGGAAGGCATCATGGTCGCCGAGCTGATCGCCGGCAAGCCGGGCCACGTCAATCTCGACACCATTCCGTGGGTCATCTACACCGAGCCGGAAGTGGCCTGGGTCGGCAAGACCGAGAAGCAGCTCAAGGACGAGGGCGTGCCCTACAAGACCGGCAGCTTCCCGTTCGCGGCGATCGGCCGTGCAGTCGCGATGAACGAGCCGGCCGGCTTCGTCAAGATGATCGCCCACGCCGAGACCGACCGCATCCTCGGCGTGCACCTGGTCGGTGCCAACGTGTCCGAGCTGGTCGCCGAATGCGTGGTCGCGATGGAGTTCAAGGGC
Protein-coding regions in this window:
- the odhB gene encoding 2-oxoglutarate dehydrogenase complex dihydrolipoyllysine-residue succinyltransferase, which gives rise to MSLEVKVPVLPESVSDATIATWHKKPGDAVKRDENLVDLETDKVVLEVPATADGVLKEILKQTGETVTSGEVLGIVIEGAAAAPAKDDKPAKSEAKSEAKSEPAKAAAPAKGVDELSPAGRRVATEENIDPSKVTGTGRDGRVTKEDLVGYAKAPAAAPAATATATPAPTPGARPEERVPMTRMRAKIAERLMLSKNSIAMLTSFNEINLAKVAALRKELGEQFEKTNGVKLGFMSFFVKAAAEALKRHPIVNASVDGNDVIYHGYQDISIAVSTDKGLVTPVLRDAQAMSFADIEKAIIGYAKKAREGGLTLDDLQGGTFTITNGGTFGSLFSTPIVNPPQSAILGMHAIKERAIVENGQVVAAPMMYVAISYDHRIIDGKDAVLFLVDIKNQLENPNRMLVGI
- the lpdA gene encoding dihydrolipoyl dehydrogenase; protein product: MSEHFDVIVIGAGPAGYHAAIRAAQLGLSVACIDDFIGKDGKPALGGTCLNVGCIPSKALLDSSKQFHNLTHAFEAHGISTKDAAIDVAKMVGRKDKIVKQFTGGVNMLFKANKIKPFAGKGRLLKDRQVEITAQDGSTQVLGGTNVVIATGSAPIELPFAKFDGKYIVDNAGALDFDATPKRLGVIGAGVIGLELGSVWNRLGSDVTVIEALPDFLAAADADVAKTALKELAKQGLKIELGAKLSKAEVKGKEVHLTYAGKDGEKQLVVDRLLVAVGRRAYTDGVLGDDTGVKLDERGRVLVDEHCWTGAEGVWAVGDCVRGPMLAHKGFEEGIMVAELIAGKPGHVNLDTIPWVIYTEPEVAWVGKTEKQLKDEGVPYKTGSFPFAAIGRAVAMNEPAGFVKMIAHAETDRILGVHLVGANVSELVAECVVAMEFKGSAEDMARIVHAHPTLSEAVHEAALAVDKRAIHKAN